A single genomic interval of Oryzias latipes chromosome 3, ASM223467v1 harbors:
- the LOC101159087 gene encoding centriole, cilia and spindle-associated protein isoform X1, whose translation MMTDAACLQLHRRHLSCASVKSEARMVTKRIRSEYMKKFKDPKWETYAKCYEEMLKYRLTRRLLEHTHKPWFWSGSDSDSDSGDRSPPPCKNQVGVESSKHTELEECVELRKTRPEERQTRSTGPQPRIPNPDKQEEDVSAPQSTVHVSGAQHDGMRETRLLHVEEKEQRAKGNKQSTESPEKVRDFAQPQLRKSSKTTKRAQKVRPTPPRQPRKDAKESRHPFALYGSGERSADMAGRRTHNVGPAASTTEIHESALRARTRREVERQMQIQQNERRRAKSADMEKARRLVEPEFNPWLSEYMRCFSARSR comes from the exons atggtgacaaagaggaTCCGCTCCGAGTACATGAAGAAATTTAAGGATCCAAAATGGGAGACTTACGCCAAATGCTACGAGGAGATGCTGAAGTACAGACTGACACGCAGGCTGTtggagcacacacacaaaccatgGTTCTGGAGCGGTTCTGACAGTGATTCAGACTCAGGAGACAGAAGCCCACCTCCCTGCAAGAACCAGGTGGGGGTTGAGTCCAGCAAACACACGGAGCTGGAGGAGTGTGTGGAGCTGAGAAAGACCAGACCAGAGGAGCGGCAGACCAGAAGCACAGGTCCTCAACCCAGAATCCCCAATCCAGACAAGCAGGAAGAGGATGTGTCTGCGCCACAATCTACAGTTCATG TCTCAGGCGCACAGCATGACGGTATGAGGGAGACAAGACTCCTGCATGTGGAGGAAAAGGAGCAGAGAGCCAAAGGAAATAAACAGTCAACAGAATCTCCAG agAAAGTCAGAGATTTTGCGCAGCCACAACTGAGAAAATCctcaaaaaccacaaaaagagCACAGAAGGTGAGGCCCACTCCACCACGGCAGCCCAGAAAGGATGCGAAGGAAAGCAGGCATCCTTTTGCTCTGTATGGCTCAGGGGAGAGGAGTGCTGACATGGCAGGCAGAAGAACACACAACGTCGGCCCTGCAGCATCCACAACCGAG ATCCATGAATCAGCTCTGCGTGCGAGGACCAGGAGGGAGGTGGAACGACAGATGCAGATCCAGCAAAATGAGAGGAGGAGAGCCAAGTCTGCCGACATGGAAAAGGCCAGGAGACTAGTTGAACCAGAGTTCAACCCTTGGCTCAGCGAGTACATGCGCTGTTTTTCCGCTCGCTCTCGATAG
- the LOC101159087 gene encoding centriole, cilia and spindle-associated protein isoform X2 — protein MMVTKRIRSEYMKKFKDPKWETYAKCYEEMLKYRLTRRLLEHTHKPWFWSGSDSDSDSGDRSPPPCKNQVGVESSKHTELEECVELRKTRPEERQTRSTGPQPRIPNPDKQEEDVSAPQSTVHVSGAQHDGMRETRLLHVEEKEQRAKGNKQSTESPEKVRDFAQPQLRKSSKTTKRAQKVRPTPPRQPRKDAKESRHPFALYGSGERSADMAGRRTHNVGPAASTTEIHESALRARTRREVERQMQIQQNERRRAKSADMEKARRLVEPEFNPWLSEYMRCFSARSR, from the exons atggtgacaaagaggaTCCGCTCCGAGTACATGAAGAAATTTAAGGATCCAAAATGGGAGACTTACGCCAAATGCTACGAGGAGATGCTGAAGTACAGACTGACACGCAGGCTGTtggagcacacacacaaaccatgGTTCTGGAGCGGTTCTGACAGTGATTCAGACTCAGGAGACAGAAGCCCACCTCCCTGCAAGAACCAGGTGGGGGTTGAGTCCAGCAAACACACGGAGCTGGAGGAGTGTGTGGAGCTGAGAAAGACCAGACCAGAGGAGCGGCAGACCAGAAGCACAGGTCCTCAACCCAGAATCCCCAATCCAGACAAGCAGGAAGAGGATGTGTCTGCGCCACAATCTACAGTTCATG TCTCAGGCGCACAGCATGACGGTATGAGGGAGACAAGACTCCTGCATGTGGAGGAAAAGGAGCAGAGAGCCAAAGGAAATAAACAGTCAACAGAATCTCCAG agAAAGTCAGAGATTTTGCGCAGCCACAACTGAGAAAATCctcaaaaaccacaaaaagagCACAGAAGGTGAGGCCCACTCCACCACGGCAGCCCAGAAAGGATGCGAAGGAAAGCAGGCATCCTTTTGCTCTGTATGGCTCAGGGGAGAGGAGTGCTGACATGGCAGGCAGAAGAACACACAACGTCGGCCCTGCAGCATCCACAACCGAG ATCCATGAATCAGCTCTGCGTGCGAGGACCAGGAGGGAGGTGGAACGACAGATGCAGATCCAGCAAAATGAGAGGAGGAGAGCCAAGTCTGCCGACATGGAAAAGGCCAGGAGACTAGTTGAACCAGAGTTCAACCCTTGGCTCAGCGAGTACATGCGCTGTTTTTCCGCTCGCTCTCGATAG